The nucleotide window CGTGAGGGTCGCCGACCGGGGGTCCTTTCGGATCCAAAGATCCACGTCGCGCACGATGGCCGCAAGCTCCGTGGCGAAGTCGTCGCCGGGCAGAAGCTCGCGCGCCACGAGGCTTGCGCCGCATTCCTTGCCCTCGGCGTCGAGGCTCACGTGGTCGGCCGCGGCGCGGACGGTCGCAAGCGCGCCGCCCTCCCACTGCTTGTGGTGGTGGTCGCGCCATTCGACGCGCCAGCCCCGCGCGCGAAGGTCCGAAAGCGCGGACGCGATCGCGTCGGCTTGCCCGAGCTGGAGCGAGAGGTCGCTCACGAGAAGCAGGCGCGCGTCCTTGCGAAAGACGGCCGCGGCCGCGACGCGGCGCAGGCGGTCCAGCACGTCGCCGGGATCGCAGAAGAGCGTGCCCACGCGCGCGTTGCCGTGGCGCAGGCGCACGAGCGCGTCGGAGGTCGCCCCGTCCAGGCAATCGCCGTGCGAGAGGTGCACGACAGGCTTCTCCACCGCATGGGCGACCTCGCGGTCGAGCTCAAACGAGCGCAGGAACGCCGGCTTGAAGAAGTCCGGTGACGGCAGCGCGCGGGCCACGCGATCAGCCGCCCGAGCCGCCGCCTTCCGCGCCGCGCTCCGTCTGCTTGCGCGGGTCGAGCGCGGCGTCCACCTGCTCCTTCGTGAGGCCGCTCATCTCGTAGGCGACCTCGCGCACGGTGCGGCGGGTGCGGTAGGCGGTCTTTGCGATCTCGGCCGCGCGGTCGTAGCCGATGAGAGGGTTCAAGGCCGTGGCCATGGAGATGGAGCGCTCGACGTAGCTTGCGCAAACCTCCTCGTTGGCGACGATGCCCGAGACGCACTTGTCCGCGAACACGCGGCTTGCGCTCGCCAGCAGGTGGATCGCTTCGACGAGGTTTGCCGCCTGCATGGGAAGCATCGTGGCGAGGTCAAGCTGCGCCCACGCGCCGCCCTGCGTGATCGCGAGGCATTGGCCCTGCACGTGCGCGCAGACCATCGTGACCGCCTCCGGGACGACGGGGTTCACCTTGCCGGGCATGATGGAGGAGCCCGGCTGGAGCGCGGGCAGCGTGATCTCGCCCAAGCCCGCCTGGGGCCCGGACGCGAGGAGGCGCACGTCGTTTGCGATCTTGAGCAGGCTTGCCGCCGTCGCGTTCAGCGCGCCGGCCGTCCAAACGGGGCTGTCGCTTGCGCCCTGGGCCTCGAAGTGGTTGCGCGCCTCGAGGAACGTGGAGCGCGTGTCGGCGGAGAGCTTGGCCGCCACGAGCGCGCCAAAGTCGCGGTGCGTGTTGAGGCCCGTGCCCACGGCCGTTCCCCCGATGGGAAGCTCCCGCAGGTGGGGGAGCGTCGCTTCGATCCGCTCGATCGAGTGCTCGATCATGGACGCAAAGCCGGAGAACTCCTGCCCCAGCCGGATGGGCACGGCGTCCATGAGGTGCGTGCGGCCGATCTTGACGACGCGGTCGAACGCGCGCGCCTTGCCGTCGAGGGCGGCGCGCAGGTGGGAAAGCGCAGGCAGGAGGTCGCGCTCGATCGCGAGCACCGCGGCCACGCGAAGCGCGCTTGGGAACACGTCGTTGCTCGACTGGCCGAGGTTCACGTCGTCGTTGGGGTGGACGGACTTCTCGCCGCGCCGGCCGCCCAGGATCTCGGTCGCGAGGTTCGCGACGACCTCGTTTGCGTTCATGTTGCTCGACGTTCCGCTTCCCGTCTGGAAGACGTCGATGGGAAACTGCGCGTCGTGCCTACCTTCGGCCACCTCGCGCGCCGCGCGCTCGATCGCCTCGGCCTTCTTGGCGTCCAGGCGCCCGAGGTCCCGGTTCACCTGCGCGCACGCGAGCTTGATGGCGCCAAGCGCGCGGATCACGTCGGGCGGAAGAGGCCTTCCCGAGATTGGAAAGTTCTCGACCGCCCGCTGCGTCTGCGCGCCCCACAGGGCCTCGTGCGGCACGCGCACCTCGCCCATGCTGTCCTTCTCCACGCGGAACCTCGGGGGCGCGTCGGCGGGCATGCTCGACAAGCAGGCAAGGGGCCGCCCGTGCTTCAACCATGCGTACGAACCGTACGACGAAGCGCAAAAACGGCCGGTTGTTGCGCGATGTTTAAATAGCACGGCGTGAACTACGACACGAGCGAAACGACCATGTCCGACCACCATGGACATTCCCACGGGCATTCCCACGGCTCCGCCCAAACCGTTCCGGCGCCCGTCGCAACCGGCACCGGCGTGAGCATCACCAAGCCCGCCGCCGAGCAGCTGAAGAAAGCCGCCGAGGCGCAGGGCAAGGCCGGGCACGGCCTTCGCGTCGACGTGTACCCCGGCGGCTGCGCCGGGTTCATGTACGAGCTGTCCTTCCAGAAGGAAGCCCAAGCAGGCGACAAGGTCGTCGACGTCGAGGGCATCAAGATCTTCATGGACTCGAACAACGAGCCCGTCCTCCAAGGCATCACGATCGACTACATCGACAGCCTCATGGGCGGCGGATTCCAGATCAACAACCCGAACGCGCAGAGCAGCTGCGGGTGCGGAAAGTCGTTCGGTTGAAACGTCTTGCGCCGTGGCCCGCCTTGCGGCCCTTGACGCCAAGAGCGAACTCGTCGTGTCCCGCTTTAGGGTCATAAAAATCCAGCGTGCCGGCGGAGGCGCGGCGTCCGCTTCAAGGACGAAGGGTCAAGCGACTGGCCGCGCGGACCGTCTTTAGAGCCTCCGCGCTGTGCGCGGCAGGGGCTGCGGAAATCTCCTTCTCGCGGGCGAACTTCCACCCACGGAACTGCGCGCCGGGATCCTCTGCCACGTCGAACCGTCGGCCGGAAACGGGTTGTAGTTTGTGGAACGCCCGGCGACCGACCGTCGGTTGGTCTTTCCCCAACGGCCTGCGTCCCCTTCATGGCACGGGTCGACCATCCAGGATCATGCGCGCGATCGCCACCACGCTTGCGCTGGCCGCGCTGTTGTCCGGCTGCCTGGGCGCCGGCGAGCCCGATCCCGCGGCCGGTTGTGAGCGGTTCGGCGATCCCGTCTTTCGCGTCCACTACGAGCCCGGATTCATGCCCTACGAATTCACGGGTCCGCGGTATCTCGTCGAACAACGCGGCGCGGTCGTGGGCCTCGACGTGAACCGAACGATGCAGGGCCGCGGCACGGGCGCCGTGAGCGTGGCGCCCGGCGCGCTCACGAACGTGACGCGCGAGGAGGCCACGGCCTTCCTGCGCCAGTTTCGCGACTACGACACGAACCACGACTTCACGATCCGCCGCGCCGTCCGAGAGGCCGTGGACGCGGGGGAGCTCTCGCAGTTCTGCGGTCTTGCCGCCGGACGGATGCCCGCGCTTGCGCCGTTCTACGACCATCGCGGCTGCGCGGACGCGGGCACGGTCAACCTCACGGCGAACCTCGACTCGGGCGCGCGGACGTCGCGGTCCTATTGCGGCGCGGGCCCGCCCGCGTTCCACGACCTGCAGGAGGCGTTCGAGCGTTTGGCCGCGGGCCCGCGGGCGCGGCTGTCGCGCTAGCAGCGATTGCAGGGCTTGTACTCCGGATGGTCGCGAAGGACCGCCTTTGTCGCCTCGTCGCGCGGAAGCTTGTTCGCGCCGGGCCGGACCGGGCGGTACTCGAGGTCGCGGACGGGCGTTCCGCCGACAAGGTGCTCCTCGAGGATGCGCTCCGCCGCCGCGCGGTCCACGTGCGCGTACCAGACGTCGTCCGGGTACACGACGAGCATGGGCCCGTGCCCGCACTGGTTGAGGCAGCCCGACGCGTTCACCCGGACGCCTTTGATGCCGCGCTTCTTGGCCTCCGCTTTGAGCCACGTGCGGATCTCCACGCTGCCTTGCAGGGGGCACGTGTCGCCGGTCGTGCACACGAAGGCCACGGAGCGGTACGGCGCCGTCATGACGGGGGCGGGACGCGCGGCGGACTCTTGTACCTTGCGCGTTGCAGGCTCAGCCGCCGAGCGCTCCGGCGATCTCGCGCGGGAAGGCGCGGTGGAAGATTCGAACGTCGAAGCGGCCGCGCGGGGCAGCGGCCGACTCGAAGGCCGCAAGCGCCCGCGTCCCGTCCTCCGTTGGCACGAAGCGCACGTTCGTTCCCTGCTTGGCGCGGTCGAGGAGGCGCAGCTCGCCCAATCGCCCGCACAGCGCCGACCGCGCGGCCGACAGGGCCGGAGCAGCAGCGGGCGACCCGCGGCGCGCGCACCATTCCGAGAGCGCCGCATCGAGGGCCTCGGGCGCGCCGCCTGCGTCGCGGGCCGCGCGCAGGACGGCCGCGCACCGCGAGGCTTCCTCGGGCATGGCGCGCGCAACGTGCCGCACGAGGAACTCCCGCTCGGCTGGGAAAAACGGCGTCCAGGGCGTCGCGTCGCCGTCGAGGACGGGGCTTGGCATGCGCGCGAATTCCCAGCCCTCCTGCGTGAGGGCCACGCGGAGCGCGCCGTCCTCGCCGGGCGCGACGGCCGCGAGGCGGAGTCGGGGAAGCAGTCCGTCGAGCCAGCCGTCCCCCCGGCGCGCGGCGACGAGCGCCTCGCGAAACCGAGGCAGGCCCTCGTCCGAAGGGAAGCCGATCGACAGCCGGGCGGTCGCGCCCAGATCTTGCGCAGCTTCGCGCCGCCGCAGGAGATCGCCCACGGCCGCTGCGGCCTCGCCGGCCGACGCCAGGAACGAGTCGATCTCGACGGGCCCCTCCTGCGTGAGCGCCGCAAGCGCCCGAAGGGCGGGCTTCGCGGGAAGGAGGCGGTGGTGGTTCGGGGGAAGGAGGACGTCCGCGAGCGCGTTTGGCGCCGGGAGCGGCAGAATCGCCGGCTCGCGTCGCGGGGCCACGAGAAGGGCCAGCGCGGCCGTGCCGGAGGCGGAAGGTTTTGCCCGCTTGGCGCGCGCGACGCGCGGGGGCCCAGCCGGTGGCGGCAGGTGGGCTCGCATCGAAGGCGGCGGCGGGCGTGCTGGCGCGGAACGGGCTGGCGGGCGCAAGGAACGCTCCGGAGGCGTACCGGGTGGCGCCGTCGGCGTCGCGTGCGGTCCGGCCGACGCTTTGGGAGGCGTCGCCTCCGGCGGCAGATGGTTCTCAAGCGCGACGCTCACGAGGTGGTCGAAGCTCTCGTACTCGCCCCGTTCGAGCGCGGCCCACACGCGGCGTTCGAGACCCGGCGGTAGGTGAACGGTCCGTTTCGTCAACGAAACCCCCCGTCGGGCGTCTGCGCGGCTTCGTACTTGAACGTTGCCCTCGTTCGGACGCGCGACGGGTTGTCAGAGGTACTTTTCCAGCCGGCGATCGAGGGGGCGGTCTCCGGCGACGGTGGCCCAGTACAAGCGGGTGTGCGGGGGAAGGTCGTCGTGCTCCTGGCGCCAGCGCTGGAGGAAAGCGCGCGTGCGGGGGTCGTGCGGGTAGCCCGAGCCGATGGGCTCCCCGATCTCGCGCTCGATGTCGCGGACGATGGCGTCGCGCGTGACCTTGGCCACGATGCTTGCGGCGCCCACGATCGCGTGGGACCGGTCGGCCCCGTGCCGCGCCCGCACCTCGCAGGGCGGCGGGGGGAGCCT belongs to Candidatus Thermoplasmatota archaeon and includes:
- a CDS encoding class II fumarate hydratase, which encodes MPADAPPRFRVEKDSMGEVRVPHEALWGAQTQRAVENFPISGRPLPPDVIRALGAIKLACAQVNRDLGRLDAKKAEAIERAAREVAEGRHDAQFPIDVFQTGSGTSSNMNANEVVANLATEILGGRRGEKSVHPNDDVNLGQSSNDVFPSALRVAAVLAIERDLLPALSHLRAALDGKARAFDRVVKIGRTHLMDAVPIRLGQEFSGFASMIEHSIERIEATLPHLRELPIGGTAVGTGLNTHRDFGALVAAKLSADTRSTFLEARNHFEAQGASDSPVWTAGALNATAASLLKIANDVRLLASGPQAGLGEITLPALQPGSSIMPGKVNPVVPEAVTMVCAHVQGQCLAITQGGAWAQLDLATMLPMQAANLVEAIHLLASASRVFADKCVSGIVANEEVCASYVERSISMATALNPLIGYDRAAEIAKTAYRTRRTVREVAYEMSGLTKEQVDAALDPRKQTERGAEGGGSGG
- a CDS encoding iron-sulfur cluster assembly accessory protein; this encodes MNYDTSETTMSDHHGHSHGHSHGSAQTVPAPVATGTGVSITKPAAEQLKKAAEAQGKAGHGLRVDVYPGGCAGFMYELSFQKEAQAGDKVVDVEGIKIFMDSNNEPVLQGITIDYIDSLMGGGFQINNPNAQSSCGCGKSFG
- a CDS encoding (2Fe-2S) ferredoxin domain-containing protein, producing the protein MTAPYRSVAFVCTTGDTCPLQGSVEIRTWLKAEAKKRGIKGVRVNASGCLNQCGHGPMLVVYPDDVWYAHVDRAAAERILEEHLVGGTPVRDLEYRPVRPGANKLPRDEATKAVLRDHPEYKPCNRC